Proteins encoded within one genomic window of Candidatus Berkiella cookevillensis:
- the dnaA gene encoding chromosomal replication initiator protein DnaA — VSISLWQQCVQRLKEEIAQSSFNQWISPLQAEESGLGLTLWAPNQYVLDGVLQEYLARITQLLGELTQGKAPRVMVGIGERQHSAVSAAPSAVEEAASSSAEEIAKVEVAHQPAAPAAVSHQSNLNPNYVFENFVVGKSNQLAEAAAKQVAENPGGAYNPLFLYGGVGLGKTHLMHAIGNAILAKKKNGKVIYLHSERFVADMVKALQSNTINEFKRFYRSVDALLIDDIQFFAGKERSQEEFFHTFNALLEGQQQIILTSDRFPKEINGIEERLKSRFGSGLTVAVEPPELETRVAILISKAEQSNILLPHEVAFFIAKRIRSNVRELEGALKRIIANAQFTGSQIDIAFTQESLKDVLAVQDKLVSIDNILRTVAEYYKIKVSDLLSKRRNRSVARPRQVAMSLCKELTNHSLPEIGDAFGGRDHTTVLHACKTIKNLRESDADMAEDCSNLLRILST, encoded by the coding sequence GTGTCAATTTCACTTTGGCAACAGTGTGTGCAGCGATTAAAAGAGGAGATAGCGCAATCTTCCTTTAATCAATGGATCAGCCCCTTACAAGCAGAAGAGTCTGGTTTGGGGTTAACCTTGTGGGCGCCCAATCAATACGTTTTAGATGGTGTCCTGCAAGAGTATTTGGCACGGATTACGCAGCTTTTAGGTGAGCTGACTCAGGGCAAAGCCCCAAGAGTCATGGTAGGTATTGGGGAAAGACAACATAGTGCTGTTAGCGCTGCACCCAGTGCCGTAGAAGAGGCTGCTTCTAGTAGTGCAGAAGAAATTGCAAAGGTTGAGGTTGCTCATCAGCCAGCCGCGCCAGCAGCGGTATCGCATCAAAGTAATTTGAATCCCAATTATGTCTTTGAAAATTTTGTTGTGGGTAAGTCCAACCAATTGGCTGAGGCTGCTGCAAAGCAAGTTGCTGAGAATCCAGGAGGGGCTTATAACCCATTGTTTCTTTACGGGGGCGTAGGATTGGGAAAAACCCACCTTATGCATGCAATTGGTAATGCCATTTTAGCCAAGAAGAAAAACGGGAAAGTTATTTATCTACATTCTGAGCGTTTTGTTGCAGATATGGTAAAGGCATTGCAGAGCAATACGATTAATGAGTTTAAACGTTTTTATCGTTCAGTAGATGCCTTATTAATCGATGATATTCAATTCTTTGCTGGAAAAGAGCGCTCTCAAGAAGAGTTTTTCCACACCTTTAATGCTTTATTAGAAGGCCAACAGCAGATTATTTTGACCTCTGATAGATTTCCTAAAGAAATCAATGGAATAGAAGAGCGCCTAAAATCTCGTTTTGGTTCTGGTTTGACGGTTGCTGTAGAGCCTCCAGAACTGGAAACACGGGTCGCTATTTTGATTAGCAAAGCAGAGCAATCTAACATTCTACTTCCGCATGAGGTTGCATTTTTCATCGCAAAGCGCATACGTTCAAACGTACGTGAGCTAGAAGGTGCATTAAAGCGCATTATTGCGAATGCGCAATTTACGGGTAGCCAGATTGATATTGCCTTTACTCAAGAATCACTGAAAGATGTTTTGGCAGTGCAAGATAAACTTGTATCGATCGACAATATTTTGAGGACAGTCGCTGAATACTACAAAATAAAGGTATCAGATTTACTGTCGAAAAGACGTAATCGCTCCGTGGCAAGACCACGACAAGTTGCCATGTCTTTATGTAAAGAGCTAACCAATCACAGCTTACCTGAAATTGGTGATGCCTTTGGTGGGCGAGATCATACGACTGTGTTACATGCCTGCAAAACCATTAAAAATTTACGTGAATCAGATGCAGA